One segment of Natronosalvus halobius DNA contains the following:
- a CDS encoding 50S ribosomal protein L5, translating into MSESEAGEADFHEMREPRVEKVVVHMGVGRGGRDLGRAEDIIEEVTGQQSVRTQAKATEPEFGIRQGDPIGAKVTLRGDDAEDFLETALALADLSASQFDQTGNFSFGVAEHTEFPSQEYDPNVGIYGLDVTVNLVRPGYRVTKRAKATQAIPSRHRLTPEDAIAYLESSYDVDVEVPDDE; encoded by the coding sequence ATGAGTGAAAGTGAAGCCGGCGAGGCCGACTTCCACGAGATGCGCGAGCCCCGTGTCGAGAAAGTCGTCGTCCACATGGGCGTCGGCCGCGGCGGCCGCGACCTCGGACGCGCCGAGGACATCATCGAGGAGGTTACCGGCCAGCAGAGCGTCCGCACCCAGGCGAAGGCGACCGAACCCGAGTTCGGCATCCGCCAGGGCGACCCGATCGGCGCGAAGGTCACTCTCCGTGGTGACGACGCCGAGGACTTCCTGGAGACGGCGCTGGCGCTCGCGGACCTTTCGGCGTCGCAGTTCGATCAAACCGGGAACTTCAGCTTCGGCGTCGCCGAGCACACCGAGTTCCCGAGCCAGGAGTACGACCCGAACGTCGGGATCTACGGCCTGGACGTGACGGTCAACCTGGTCCGGCCGGGATACCGCGTCACGAAGCGAGCCAAGGCGACCCAGGCGATCCCGTCACGACACCGACTGACCCCCGAGGACGCCATCGCGTACCTCGAGTCGAGTTACGACGTGGACGTGGAGGTGCCAGACGATGAGTGA
- a CDS encoding 30S ribosomal protein S14, translating to MSESETETENEQTGEHAAKRTGQEAACQRCGRKQGLVGKYDINLCRQCFREIARDMGFKKYK from the coding sequence ATGAGTGAAAGCGAAACTGAGACCGAGAACGAACAGACGGGCGAGCACGCCGCCAAGCGCACGGGGCAGGAAGCGGCCTGCCAGCGCTGTGGTCGCAAGCAGGGGCTGGTCGGCAAGTACGACATCAACCTGTGCCGGCAGTGTTTCCGCGAGATCGCCCGCGACATGGGATTCAAGAAGTACAAATGA
- a CDS encoding 30S ribosomal protein S8: protein MTGNDPLSNALSGIDNAESVGHLSHEVEPASNVIGSVLEVFYDRGYIDGFEFVDDGKAGTFEVELKGAINKCGPVKPRYSVKADEFEKWEKRFLPARDFGALVVTTSEGIMSHYEAREQGVGGQVIAYVY from the coding sequence ATGACCGGGAACGATCCACTCAGCAACGCGCTGTCGGGCATCGACAATGCCGAGAGCGTCGGACACCTGAGCCACGAGGTAGAACCCGCCTCCAACGTCATCGGCAGCGTCCTCGAGGTCTTCTACGACCGCGGGTACATCGACGGCTTCGAGTTCGTCGACGACGGCAAAGCCGGTACGTTCGAGGTCGAACTGAAAGGAGCGATCAACAAGTGCGGCCCCGTCAAGCCCCGATATTCCGTCAAGGCCGACGAATTCGAGAAGTGGGAGAAGCGATTCCTCCCGGCTCGAGACTTCGGCGCGCTCGTCGTGACGACGAGTGAAGGAATCATGAGCCACTACGAGGCTCGAGAGCAGGGCGTCGGCGGCCAGGTGATCGCGTACGTCTACTAA
- a CDS encoding 50S ribosomal protein L6, producing MRTELDIPDDVTAEVDHLDVTIEGPEGSVTRRLWYPDVTVDVDDDRVVIESATENAKTNATVGTFESHVRNAFHGVTEGWEYEMEVFYSHFPMQVRVEGDEVVIENFLGEKAPRRTTIHGDTEVNVDGEALTLSGPNKEHVGQTAADIEQLTKVKGKDTRVFQDGVYITQKPQKGGA from the coding sequence ATGCGAACCGAACTGGACATCCCAGACGACGTAACCGCCGAGGTCGATCACCTCGACGTGACGATCGAGGGCCCGGAAGGCAGCGTTACCCGCCGCCTCTGGTACCCGGACGTCACCGTCGACGTCGACGACGACCGCGTGGTCATCGAGAGCGCGACGGAGAACGCGAAAACGAACGCGACCGTCGGCACCTTCGAGAGCCACGTCCGAAACGCCTTCCACGGTGTGACCGAGGGATGGGAGTACGAGATGGAAGTCTTCTACTCTCACTTCCCGATGCAGGTCCGCGTCGAAGGCGACGAGGTCGTCATCGAGAACTTCCTCGGCGAAAAGGCACCGCGACGAACGACTATCCACGGCGACACCGAGGTGAACGTCGACGGCGAAGCGCTGACGCTCTCCGGCCCGAACAAGGAGCACGTCGGCCAGACCGCCGCCGACATCGAACAGCTGACCAAGGTGAAAGGCAAGGACACCCGCGTCTTCCAGGACGGGGTCTACATCACCCAGAAGCCACAGAAAGGAGGTGCCTGA
- a CDS encoding 50S ribosomal protein L32e gives MADDDQPQELEDISGVGESKAKALREAGFESIEDVKEADQDDLAEAEGIGNALAARIKADVGDLEVTEETEAEIEDEAAEEEEEIEDVETELQPRGLTEKTPDLDDEEARLLGRRHAEGKPQFNRQDYHKKKRTPESWRRPRGGLSKQRRGIKGKGPKVQAGYRTPEAIRGKHPSGFEEVYVENTDDLEGVDGDTQAVRIASSVGARKRERIEEQAEDAEIRVLNPTYVEVEVDE, from the coding sequence ATGGCTGACGACGACCAACCACAGGAACTCGAAGACATCAGCGGCGTCGGTGAGAGCAAGGCCAAGGCACTCCGCGAGGCCGGGTTCGAGTCCATCGAGGACGTCAAAGAGGCCGACCAGGACGACCTGGCCGAGGCCGAAGGCATCGGTAACGCGCTCGCTGCGCGTATCAAAGCCGACGTCGGCGACCTCGAGGTCACAGAAGAGACCGAGGCCGAGATCGAAGACGAGGCCGCTGAGGAAGAAGAAGAGATCGAAGACGTCGAGACCGAACTGCAGCCCCGTGGCCTGACCGAGAAGACGCCCGACCTCGACGACGAGGAAGCGCGCCTGCTCGGCCGGCGCCACGCCGAGGGCAAACCGCAGTTCAACCGACAGGACTACCACAAGAAAAAGCGCACGCCGGAATCCTGGCGGCGCCCGCGTGGTGGCCTCTCCAAGCAGCGTCGCGGTATCAAAGGCAAGGGCCCGAAGGTCCAGGCCGGCTACCGCACGCCTGAAGCTATTCGCGGCAAACACCCGAGCGGCTTCGAGGAAGTCTACGTCGAGAACACGGACGACCTCGAGGGTGTCGACGGCGACACCCAGGCCGTTCGCATCGCCAGCTCCGTCGGCGCTCGCAAGCGCGAGCGAATCGAGGAGCAGGCCGAGGACGCGGAAATCCGCGTTCTGAACCCGACCTACGTCGAAGTCGAGGTGGACGAATGA
- a CDS encoding 50S ribosomal protein L19e, whose amino-acid sequence MTDLSSQKRLAADVLDVGQNRVWFDPEAQGDIASAITREEIRELIDDGTIRAKDARGNSRGRARKRNEKRSYGHKKGPGKRRGKKGARQNQKEEWTNKIRAQRRKLRELRDQGEITPTQYRQLYRKAAGGEFRSVRYLLNYIDNEYGDQ is encoded by the coding sequence ATGACTGACCTGAGTTCACAGAAGCGACTCGCAGCGGACGTCCTCGACGTCGGGCAGAACCGCGTCTGGTTCGACCCCGAGGCTCAGGGCGACATCGCGTCGGCGATCACGCGCGAGGAGATCCGCGAACTGATCGACGACGGAACGATCCGGGCGAAAGACGCCCGTGGGAACTCCCGCGGTCGCGCCCGCAAACGCAACGAGAAGCGCTCCTACGGCCACAAGAAGGGGCCTGGCAAGCGCCGCGGTAAGAAGGGCGCCCGCCAGAACCAGAAAGAGGAGTGGACGAACAAGATTCGCGCACAGCGCCGGAAGCTCCGCGAACTCCGCGACCAGGGCGAGATTACGCCTACGCAGTACCGCCAGCTCTACCGCAAGGCAGCCGGCGGGGAGTTCCGCAGCGTCCGGTACCTGTTGAACTACATCGACAACGAATACGGTGACCAATAA
- a CDS encoding 50S ribosomal protein L18 codes for MATGPRYKVPMRRRREVRTDYHQRLRLLKSGKPRLVARLSNKHATAQLITPGPDGDDTLASAHSSDLEEYGWDAPTSNLSAAYLTGLLAGKRAVDAGVDEAVLDIGLNKATPGNKVFAIQEGAIDAGLEIPHNDSVLADWSRTRGEHIAEYAEQLDEPLYSGDFDATDLPEHFDDVREAILE; via the coding sequence ATGGCGACAGGACCACGATACAAGGTACCGATGCGGCGTCGCCGTGAGGTCCGGACGGACTACCATCAGAGGTTGCGCCTGCTGAAATCGGGGAAACCCCGCCTCGTTGCTCGCCTGAGCAACAAGCACGCCACGGCGCAGCTGATCACCCCCGGCCCTGACGGTGACGACACGCTCGCCAGTGCTCACTCGAGCGACCTCGAGGAGTACGGCTGGGACGCGCCGACGAGTAACCTCTCGGCTGCGTACCTGACCGGCCTGCTGGCCGGGAAGCGAGCGGTAGACGCCGGCGTCGACGAGGCCGTCCTCGATATCGGCCTCAACAAGGCGACGCCCGGAAACAAAGTGTTCGCGATCCAGGAGGGCGCGATCGACGCGGGGCTCGAGATTCCCCACAACGACAGCGTCCTCGCCGACTGGTCGCGTACTCGCGGCGAGCACATCGCCGAGTACGCCGAACAGCTCGACGAGCCGCTGTACAGCGGCGACTTCGACGCGACGGATCTTCCCGAACACTTCGACGACGTACGAGAGGCGATCTTAGAATGA
- a CDS encoding 30S ribosomal protein S5: MSANDYDDGWQPVTRLGKLVQEGEIDTMEDALNSGLPLKEPELVDQLLPGLDDEVLDINMVQRMTDSGRRVKFRCVVAVGNRDGFVGYAEGREDQVGAAIQKAIGIAKLNIIQVPRGSGSWEDRSDRPHSLTRRTTGKAGSVEVELIPAPEGLGLAASDTVRAVLELAGIENAWTKSHGNTRTTVNLAKATYNALENASQSRIPREVAER, from the coding sequence ATGAGTGCAAACGACTACGACGACGGGTGGCAGCCCGTAACCCGACTCGGGAAGCTCGTCCAGGAGGGCGAAATCGATACGATGGAGGACGCCCTCAACTCTGGACTTCCCCTCAAAGAGCCCGAACTCGTCGACCAACTCCTCCCCGGACTGGACGACGAGGTCCTGGACATCAACATGGTCCAGCGGATGACCGACTCCGGCCGCCGGGTGAAGTTTCGGTGTGTCGTCGCCGTCGGCAACCGTGACGGCTTCGTCGGCTACGCCGAGGGTCGCGAGGACCAGGTCGGCGCCGCCATCCAGAAGGCGATCGGTATCGCGAAGCTAAACATCATTCAGGTGCCCCGCGGCTCCGGGTCGTGGGAGGATCGTTCGGACCGGCCCCACTCGCTGACCCGCCGGACGACCGGCAAGGCCGGCTCCGTCGAGGTCGAACTCATCCCGGCCCCCGAGGGGCTGGGCCTGGCCGCGAGTGACACCGTGCGTGCGGTGCTCGAACTCGCCGGTATCGAGAACGCCTGGACGAAGAGTCACGGCAACACCCGAACGACGGTGAACCTGGCGAAAGCGACCTACAACGCACTCGAGAACGCCTCGCAGTCGCGCATCCCACGAGAGGTGGCTGAGCGATGA
- a CDS encoding 50S ribosomal protein L30, whose amino-acid sequence MTAKAIVQIRGEVNRQQGVDDTLSMLNLHKVNHLTIVPDTDTYRGMITKVHDFVAYGEPDAEVLETLLAKRAEPLEGRQSDVDADWIAEHTEYDDFATLAEALLAEETTLREQGLSPTLRLHPPRGGHEGVKHPTGNGGQLGKHTTEEINALLTAMR is encoded by the coding sequence ATGACGGCAAAAGCTATCGTTCAGATTCGCGGTGAGGTCAACCGACAGCAGGGCGTCGACGACACGCTGTCGATGCTGAACCTGCACAAGGTCAACCACCTCACCATCGTCCCCGACACGGACACCTACCGCGGGATGATCACCAAGGTGCACGACTTCGTGGCCTACGGTGAACCCGACGCCGAGGTCCTCGAGACCCTGCTCGCGAAGCGAGCGGAGCCGCTTGAGGGTCGCCAGTCCGACGTCGACGCAGACTGGATCGCCGAGCACACCGAGTACGACGACTTCGCCACTCTCGCCGAGGCGCTCCTCGCAGAGGAGACGACGCTTCGCGAGCAGGGGCTGTCGCCGACGCTGCGACTGCACCCGCCACGCGGTGGTCACGAGGGCGTCAAGCACCCAACCGGAAACGGCGGGCAACTCGGAAAGCATACAACCGAGGAGATTAACGCCCTGCTAACGGCGATGCGATAA
- a CDS encoding uL15m family ribosomal protein, whose translation MTSKKRRQRGSRTHGGGTHKNRRGAGHRGGRGKAGRDKHEFHNYESREKHGFKRPQGAQPTVAEIDVQKLDEDAILYVADGDAEEAGDGYVIDARDVVEDGYEADVVKVLGSGQVRNTLEITADAFTETAREKLEDAGGEAVVSERGQEAADDDSEDEGDDEATEN comes from the coding sequence ATGACGAGCAAGAAACGACGTCAGCGCGGCTCGCGAACCCACGGCGGCGGTACGCACAAGAACCGCCGCGGGGCCGGCCACCGAGGTGGCCGCGGAAAAGCCGGGCGTGACAAACACGAGTTCCACAACTACGAATCGAGAGAGAAACACGGCTTCAAGCGACCCCAGGGCGCCCAGCCCACCGTCGCCGAGATCGACGTCCAGAAACTCGACGAGGACGCGATCCTCTACGTCGCCGACGGTGACGCCGAAGAGGCCGGCGACGGCTACGTAATCGACGCTCGCGACGTCGTCGAGGACGGCTACGAGGCCGACGTCGTCAAGGTCCTCGGCAGCGGCCAGGTCCGAAACACGCTCGAGATCACCGCGGACGCCTTCACCGAAACGGCCCGCGAAAAGCTCGAGGATGCCGGTGGCGAAGCGGTCGTCTCCGAACGTGGCCAGGAAGCCGCGGACGACGACAGCGAAGACGAAGGCGACGACGAGGCTACTGAGAACTAA
- the secY gene encoding preprotein translocase subunit SecY, whose protein sequence is MGWKEAAEPVLTRMPTVRRPEGHVPFKRKLAWTAGILMLYFFLTNIAVLGVAQGGEDLFGQFRAILAGEHGSLLQVGIGPIVTASIVLQLLGGANLLGLDTDDPRDQVLYQGLQKLLVVVMTALTALPMVFAGSFLPSVNALQLGGLTLTGAEVQTLMFVQIFIGGILILYMDEVVSKWGVGSGVGLFIIAGVSQRLVSGFLSLSDEGFFYSWYQILFTDEIAVNSWLSSEGFNTLFIADNGGQLLALATTLLIFGIVVYAESVRVEIPLSHARVKGARGRFPVKLIYASVLPMILVRAVQANIQFLGQIIHSQWTMPGWLGAYSNGQPVGGFFYYFAPIYSPGDWMWWTGQTPAGIDPWQIMVRIGIDLTFMVIGGAIFAIFWVETTDMGPKATARQIQNSGMQIPGFRQNAGVVEKVMERYIPQVTVIGGALVGLLAVWANMLGTIGAVSGTGLLLAVSITYKLYEEIAEEQLMEMHPMMRQMFGGE, encoded by the coding sequence ATGGGATGGAAGGAAGCCGCTGAACCGGTCTTGACGCGGATGCCCACCGTCCGCCGCCCCGAGGGGCACGTCCCCTTCAAGCGAAAGCTGGCGTGGACGGCGGGGATCCTCATGCTGTACTTCTTCCTGACGAACATCGCGGTCCTGGGCGTCGCTCAGGGGGGTGAGGACCTGTTCGGCCAGTTCCGAGCGATCCTGGCCGGGGAACATGGTTCGCTCCTGCAGGTCGGTATCGGTCCGATCGTCACCGCCAGCATCGTATTGCAGTTGCTCGGTGGGGCGAATCTGCTCGGGCTCGACACCGACGACCCGCGCGATCAGGTCCTCTACCAGGGCCTGCAGAAGCTGCTCGTCGTCGTGATGACGGCGCTGACGGCCCTGCCGATGGTGTTCGCCGGCAGCTTCCTTCCGTCAGTCAACGCCCTCCAACTCGGCGGCCTCACCCTCACGGGGGCCGAGGTTCAGACGCTGATGTTCGTACAGATCTTCATCGGCGGGATCCTCATCCTCTACATGGACGAGGTCGTCAGCAAGTGGGGCGTCGGCAGCGGCGTCGGCCTGTTCATCATCGCCGGGGTCAGCCAGCGACTCGTCTCGGGATTCCTCTCGCTATCCGACGAGGGATTCTTCTACAGCTGGTACCAGATCCTGTTCACCGACGAGATCGCGGTCAACTCCTGGCTCAGTAGCGAGGGCTTCAACACGCTGTTCATCGCCGACAACGGTGGCCAGTTGCTGGCGCTCGCGACCACGCTGTTGATCTTCGGGATCGTCGTCTACGCGGAATCCGTCCGCGTCGAGATCCCGCTGAGCCACGCCCGGGTGAAGGGTGCTCGCGGTCGCTTCCCCGTGAAGCTCATCTACGCGAGCGTCCTGCCGATGATCCTCGTCCGCGCCGTCCAGGCGAACATCCAGTTCCTGGGGCAGATCATCCACAGTCAGTGGACGATGCCAGGGTGGCTCGGCGCCTACTCTAACGGACAGCCGGTCGGCGGGTTCTTCTACTACTTCGCGCCGATCTACTCGCCGGGCGACTGGATGTGGTGGACTGGACAGACCCCCGCGGGGATCGACCCCTGGCAGATTATGGTGCGGATCGGCATCGACCTGACGTTCATGGTCATCGGCGGTGCTATCTTCGCCATCTTCTGGGTCGAGACGACGGACATGGGGCCGAAAGCGACGGCTCGACAGATCCAGAACTCGGGGATGCAGATCCCCGGCTTCCGCCAGAACGCGGGCGTCGTCGAGAAGGTCATGGAGCGGTACATTCCGCAGGTGACTGTCATCGGCGGCGCGCTCGTCGGGTTGCTCGCCGTCTGGGCGAACATGCTCGGCACCATCGGTGCCGTCTCCGGAACCGGCCTGCTGCTCGCGGTTTCGATCACGTACAAACTGTACGAGGAGATCGCCGAGGAGCAGTTGATGGAGATGCATCCGATGATGCGCCAGATGTTCGGCGGCGAGTAG
- a CDS encoding cytochrome C oxidase subunit IV family protein, with protein sequence MSSVRTYTLIYVLLLSLGTAKFVFFELPWFTYEFAVGATLFLAVIKSLLIMGWYQHLVDEPRSITYVMLSAVFMVFLLAVAAGFSIQ encoded by the coding sequence ATGTCGAGTGTACGAACCTACACCCTCATCTACGTCCTGTTGCTGTCGTTAGGGACGGCAAAGTTCGTGTTCTTCGAACTTCCCTGGTTTACCTACGAGTTCGCCGTGGGGGCGACGCTCTTCCTCGCCGTCATCAAGTCCCTGCTCATCATGGGCTGGTATCAGCACCTCGTAGACGAGCCGCGCTCGATTACCTACGTGATGCTCAGCGCCGTCTTCATGGTCTTCCTGCTGGCGGTCGCCGCCGGCTTCTCGATCCAGTAG
- a CDS encoding DUF7410 domain-containing protein codes for MHAEPVTEPEYDVPEEGPALTCPYCARPLQTEELLTYHVGLAHDDVCSDAERETFEEAREDEEFDLFTFHAKAAVSVFLVYFMFVFLYGLVWSG; via the coding sequence ATGCACGCGGAGCCCGTCACCGAACCCGAGTACGACGTGCCCGAGGAGGGACCGGCACTGACCTGTCCCTACTGCGCTCGCCCGCTCCAGACCGAGGAGCTCCTCACGTATCACGTGGGTCTGGCCCACGACGACGTCTGCAGCGACGCTGAGCGCGAGACGTTCGAGGAGGCCCGCGAGGACGAGGAGTTCGACCTGTTCACCTTCCACGCGAAGGCGGCCGTCTCGGTGTTTCTGGTCTACTTCATGTTCGTGTTCCTCTACGGCCTCGTCTGGTCGGGCTGA
- a CDS encoding NAD-dependent epimerase/dehydratase family protein encodes MADHHGSTLSDRTVAITGASGRVGREATEALSAYDCQLFSHSEHEDIDSETLEIENFDAFSNALEGADVLIHLAANPSPTAEWDDLEGPNIDGVYNAFEAALENDLERVIFASSNHAVNGDNVVNPTRVETTGGDPRVVRPDDPPSPDSYYGVTKVFGEAMGEYYARRHGVEVVNLRIGWLLDEDELREICDERDGSGERYARAMWLSSADCRRLLQATASASLSTHAITAHGVSNNADRFLSLTETMHELEYRPRDDSSLVLDG; translated from the coding sequence ATGGCGGACCACCACGGATCGACCTTGTCCGATCGGACAGTAGCCATTACCGGCGCCTCCGGACGGGTCGGCCGGGAGGCGACCGAGGCCCTGTCGGCGTACGACTGTCAACTCTTCAGCCACAGCGAACACGAGGACATCGACAGCGAGACGCTCGAAATCGAAAATTTCGACGCCTTCTCGAACGCGCTCGAGGGTGCGGACGTGCTGATCCACCTCGCCGCGAACCCCTCACCCACGGCCGAGTGGGACGACCTGGAGGGGCCGAACATCGACGGTGTGTACAACGCGTTCGAGGCCGCCCTCGAGAACGACCTCGAGCGGGTGATCTTCGCGAGTTCGAACCACGCCGTCAACGGCGACAACGTCGTGAACCCGACGAGAGTCGAGACCACCGGAGGCGACCCGCGTGTCGTCCGCCCCGACGACCCGCCCAGCCCCGACAGCTACTACGGCGTGACGAAGGTCTTCGGGGAGGCGATGGGCGAGTACTACGCGAGGCGGCACGGCGTCGAAGTCGTGAACCTGCGAATCGGCTGGCTCCTGGACGAGGACGAGTTGCGCGAAATCTGCGACGAACGCGACGGCTCTGGCGAGCGCTACGCCCGCGCGATGTGGCTCAGCTCTGCCGACTGCCGACGCCTCCTCCAGGCGACGGCCTCGGCCTCGCTCTCGACCCACGCGATCACCGCTCACGGCGTCTCGAACAACGCCGACCGGTTCCTGTCGCTGACCGAGACGATGCACGAACTCGAGTATCGGCCTCGCGACGACTCGAGCCTCGTCCTGGACGGGTAA
- a CDS encoding DUF7344 domain-containing protein, with the protein MDRQSSKSSAERLGIGGEATRPSPHEGREANPPDDVLLAIASEQRRVILRTLNLADEESMEMDALAKQVAEALRSEGRPDSEHGRRVRTALHHVHLPKLEACGLVVRDPETNRIRNATSDLGQELLTVLESYETRA; encoded by the coding sequence ATGGATCGCCAGTCGAGCAAGTCGAGTGCGGAACGGTTGGGTATCGGGGGAGAGGCGACGAGACCCAGTCCACACGAGGGCAGAGAAGCAAATCCTCCCGACGACGTTCTCCTCGCGATTGCCAGCGAGCAACGTCGAGTTATTCTGCGAACGTTGAATCTCGCCGACGAAGAATCGATGGAGATGGACGCGCTAGCGAAACAGGTTGCCGAAGCACTCCGGAGTGAGGGCCGACCAGACAGTGAGCACGGACGACGCGTCCGAACGGCGCTCCATCACGTCCACCTCCCGAAACTGGAAGCGTGCGGGCTGGTCGTCCGCGACCCCGAAACGAATCGGATTCGGAACGCCACAAGTGACCTGGGTCAGGAACTGCTGACGGTACTCGAGTCGTACGAGACGCGAGCGTAA
- a CDS encoding helix-turn-helix domain-containing protein: MSVIAEFRIPSAEFELGRILHIEGITSIQLENLVPIGEATVPLFWIHNSTRSSFVDAVKRHPTVNDASEVDVFEDRTLFTLDWDANQDHLFRGIKETEGQLLSATGTPDSWAFELRFPDHTALSEFTTRCEDAQISLEVARVYNPTEPDAGPWHGLTGPQREAITLAVEMGYYDIPRGCTTKELANEFEISDQAVTERLRRAIGALVTYTLIPSEGDT, translated from the coding sequence ATGAGCGTAATCGCAGAATTCCGAATCCCGTCCGCCGAATTCGAACTCGGACGAATTCTGCACATCGAGGGGATCACGTCTATCCAACTCGAGAATCTCGTGCCAATCGGTGAGGCCACCGTTCCCCTCTTCTGGATCCACAACTCGACGCGAAGCTCGTTCGTCGACGCGGTCAAACGCCATCCGACCGTCAACGACGCATCGGAGGTCGACGTCTTCGAGGACCGAACGCTCTTCACGCTCGATTGGGACGCGAACCAGGACCACCTCTTTCGGGGAATCAAAGAAACCGAGGGGCAGCTTTTGAGTGCCACCGGGACACCCGATTCGTGGGCCTTCGAACTGCGATTTCCCGATCACACGGCCCTCAGCGAGTTCACGACCCGCTGTGAGGACGCACAGATCTCGCTGGAGGTGGCTCGCGTGTACAACCCGACGGAACCGGACGCCGGTCCGTGGCACGGCCTGACCGGTCCCCAGCGGGAAGCGATCACGCTGGCCGTGGAGATGGGGTACTACGACATCCCGAGAGGCTGTACGACCAAGGAACTCGCCAACGAATTCGAGATTTCCGACCAGGCTGTCACGGAACGACTTCGCCGAGCGATCGGGGCGCTCGTCACGTACACGCTCATCCCTTCCGAGGGAGACACGTGA